A single window of Selenomonas sputigena DNA harbors:
- a CDS encoding LysR family transcriptional regulator yields the protein MLEMSMLAQLVAFADCGTLSAAAEKLHTSQPAVTRTMKKLEEELGLSLFARSKNHLALNEVGELAVRHARRILQETADMTERLRAYERSLRTISIAFCSPLPQIVLTPLLNNIFDGMTLSADMKDDADFFAKLFDRTYQLAVTHTPPEDATVFHAKKCGHEDLFLSLPTTSPLAFHPRLQLDHLKGETLLLLNRVGFWMKAVHEKTPQTRYLMQEERTTLTELAANSPYPIFQSGYFIARGEEIEGRICVPLADSECHTDYWLVCLKEDLPKYRKLFDKVTEKTIA from the coding sequence ATGCTCGAAATGTCTATGCTCGCCCAGCTCGTCGCTTTTGCTGACTGCGGCACGCTGTCGGCAGCGGCGGAGAAGCTGCATACGTCGCAGCCTGCTGTAACGCGCACCATGAAGAAACTCGAGGAAGAGCTTGGCCTTTCGCTGTTTGCACGCAGCAAGAACCATTTGGCGCTGAACGAAGTCGGCGAACTCGCTGTACGCCATGCGCGCCGCATCCTGCAGGAGACCGCCGACATGACGGAGCGTCTGCGCGCCTACGAGCGCAGTCTGCGCACCATTTCCATCGCCTTCTGCTCGCCCCTGCCGCAGATCGTTCTGACGCCTCTTCTAAACAACATATTCGACGGCATGACGCTTTCCGCCGATATGAAGGACGACGCCGACTTCTTTGCGAAACTCTTCGACCGCACATATCAGCTTGCCGTCACGCATACGCCGCCCGAGGATGCAACCGTCTTCCATGCAAAAAAATGCGGGCACGAAGATCTCTTTCTCTCGCTGCCCACGACGAGCCCGCTCGCCTTTCATCCCCGGCTGCAGCTCGACCACCTCAAAGGCGAAACGTTGCTGCTCCTCAACCGCGTCGGCTTCTGGATGAAAGCCGTGCACGAAAAGACGCCGCAAACGCGCTATCTCATGCAGGAAGAGCGCACGACGCTCACCGAACTCGCCGCGAACTCCCCCTATCCGATTTTTCAGTCCGGCTACTTCATCGCGCGAGGCGAAGAGATCGAAGGGCGCATCTGTGTACCGCTCGCCGACTCCGAATGCCACACGGACTACTGGCTCGTGTGCCTCAAAGAAGACCTGCCGAAGTACCGCAAGCTGTTCGACAAAGTGACGGAAAAGACGATCGCATGA
- a CDS encoding type II toxin-antitoxin system RelB/DinJ family antitoxin, translated as MAKTETLHIRLEPEVKTSVENTLRMLGLSASEAVNIFFHQILLHEGLPFTVQKPRFTPETLAALQESDDIAAGKISAKTYLCAADLIREAKDEVDAED; from the coding sequence ATGGCAAAAACAGAAACATTGCATATACGCCTTGAACCCGAAGTCAAGACTTCTGTCGAAAACACTTTGCGCATGCTTGGCCTTTCCGCTTCCGAAGCAGTGAATATATTTTTTCATCAAATCCTTCTTCATGAAGGTCTGCCGTTCACTGTACAAAAACCTCGCTTTACTCCTGAAACCTTGGCTGCACTGCAGGAGTCTGACGACATCGCCGCTGGTAAGATCTCTGCGAAAACATATCTCTGTGCTGCCGACTTGATTCGTGAAGCTAAGGACGAAGTAGATGCTGAAGATTAA
- a CDS encoding type II toxin-antitoxin system YafQ family toxin, with protein MLKIKQTAQFKKDLKAAIRQHRDLTLLENVIDTLARREPLPAQHRDHALTGSFRNHRECHITPDWLLIYQVKEDTLILSLARLGSHAKLFQT; from the coding sequence ATGCTGAAGATTAAGCAGACCGCACAATTCAAAAAGGATCTCAAAGCTGCCATTCGTCAACATCGTGACCTCACCTTGCTTGAAAACGTCATCGACACTTTGGCACGACGGGAACCGCTGCCTGCGCAGCATCGCGATCATGCTCTTACAGGGAGTTTCCGCAACCATCGCGAATGCCACATCACGCCTGACTGGCTGCTCATCTATCAAGTCAAGGAGGACACGCTGATCCTTTCACTTGCCCGCCTTGGAAGTCACGCCAAGTTGTTTCAAACCTAA
- a CDS encoding cupin domain-containing protein, with protein MTKEEWSAGGHTEERGGAFGLGVPNDAYAKYFSGQSYLNILTQKGAVVSIYNVTFEPSCRNNWHIHHAKKGGGQILICVAGEGWYQEEDKEARSLAVGDVVEIPPNVKHWHGAKKDSWFSHLAVEVPGEETSNEWCEPVTDEAYGKLE; from the coding sequence ATGACGAAGGAAGAATGGAGCGCAGGAGGGCACACGGAAGAGCGCGGCGGCGCTTTTGGTCTTGGCGTACCGAACGATGCCTATGCGAAGTATTTCAGCGGGCAGTCGTATCTGAATATCTTGACGCAGAAGGGGGCGGTCGTGTCGATTTACAACGTGACTTTCGAGCCGTCCTGCCGCAACAACTGGCACATCCACCATGCAAAAAAGGGCGGCGGTCAGATTCTCATCTGCGTCGCGGGCGAGGGATGGTATCAAGAGGAAGACAAGGAGGCGAGGAGCCTTGCGGTCGGCGATGTCGTGGAGATTCCGCCGAACGTCAAGCATTGGCACGGCGCGAAGAAAGATAGCTGGTTCAGTCACCTCGCCGTTGAAGTGCCGGGCGAAGAGACGTCGAACGAATGGTGCGAACCTGTGACGGACGAGGCGTACGGGAAGCTCGAATAA